Proteins found in one Pelmatolapia mariae isolate MD_Pm_ZW linkage group LG7, Pm_UMD_F_2, whole genome shotgun sequence genomic segment:
- the pus7 gene encoding pseudouridylate synthase 7 homolog isoform X1 has product MAESEPVTVVVPVGEKRGCPEDKKDDAPSKKPKFERDHENGGPPQQDEMDEPEGEASDGEEDGDTFADMMKHGLTELDVGILKYVSDHEGFSGVLKERYSDFVVHEINKNGKIVHLDDLSVPAEAEEAQEPEQQPKECDLLTEEQKKQLGELQLFKNKEGNVSIEVLDDTKEKRTLVHKAIKNQFPGLETKTEEREGRKFIVAYHAAGKKALAEVKTTTAPRKHFWPKNRGSFCHFVLYKENKDTMDAINVLSKFLRLRPNMFSYMGTKDKRAITVQEIAVLKITAERLAHLNKCLMNLKLGNFCYKNHPLKLGELQGNHFTVVIRNITGTDEQVDQAMKSLKQTGFINYYGMQRFGTTAVPTHHVGRAILKNDWNEVMDLILKPRPGAEKEFLVRCREEWAKTQDPEAALKKLPNKRCVEGQLLRGLSMYGKKNIVTAFGLIPRNNRLMYIHSYQSRVWNTMVSRRIEAFGLKAVKGDLVLKGTTAHVLSAEEAESQSIHNIVMPLPGFDVIYPTHHIGEGYRELLTADGLDIDNMRHKVKDYSLAGAYRRIIIRPTDVSWEVINYDDPRVSLVHSDFEKLENKPAPVFNKEGKYRALRMEFSLPPSTYATMAIREVLKLDTSIKKQTQLNTTWFN; this is encoded by the exons ATGGCTGAATCCGAGCCTGTGACCGTCGTCGTCCCAGTTGGAGAAAAGCGAGGGTGTCCAGAAGATAAAAAAGATGATGCACCATCAAAGAAACCAAAATTTGAGCGCGATCACGAAAACGGGGGTCCTCCGCAGCAAGATGAGATGGACGAGCCTGAAGGGGAAGCAAGTGACGGAGAGGAGGATGGTGACACATTTGCTGACATGATGAAGCACGGTCTCACTGAGCTCGATGTTGGCATCCTAAAGTATGTCAGTGACCACGAAGGCTTCTCTGGAGTCCTGAAGGAAAG ATATTCTGATTTTGTTGTGCATGAAATCAACAAAAATGGCAAGATTGTGCATTTGGATGACCTCTCTGTCCCAGCGGAGGCTGAG GAAGCCCAAGAACCTGAACAACAGCCAAAGGAATGTGACCTGCTAACTGAAGAGCAGAAAAAGCAGCTTGGAGAGCTTCAGCTGTTCAAGAACAAAGAGGGAAATGTCTCAATTGAG GTACTGGATGATACTAAAGAGAAACGGACGTTGGTCCACAAAGCCATCAAGAATCAGTTTCCTGGTTTGGAAACAAAGACTGAAGAGAGGGAAGGGCGGAAGTTTATAGTGGCTTATCATGCTGCTGGGAAGAAGGCTTTAGCAG AAGTCAAAACAACTACAG CTCCAAGGAAACACTTTTGGCCCAAAAACCGTGGCAGTTTCTGCCACTTTGTTCTGTATAAGGAGAACAAAGACACCATGGATGCTATCAATGTGCTTTCAAAGTTCCTCAG GCTTAGACCCAACATGTTTTCCTACATGGGAACCAAGGACAAGAGGGCCATTACTGTGCAGGAGATAGCGGTGCTCAA GATCACTGCAGAGAGGCTGGCTCACCTCAACAAGTGCCTCATGAACCTCAAGCTCGGAAACTTTTGCTACAAAAACCACCCTCTAAAGCTGGGGGAACTGCAGGGAAACCATTTCACTGTGGTGATAAG GAACATCACAGGAACAGACGAGCAGGTTGATCAGGCAATGAAATCCCTCAAGCAGACAGGTTTCATCAACTACTACGGCATGCAGCGTTTCGGCACAACAGCTGTGCCCACGCATCATGTGGGCAG GGCTATTCTGAAAAACGACTGGAATGAGGTGATGGATTTGATTCTGAAACCCCGTCCTGGAG CGGAGAAAGAATTTCTGGTCCGCTGCAGGGAAGAGTGGGCAAAGACTCAGGATCCGGAGGCAGCACTGAAAAAGCTTCCCAACAAGCGCTGTGTGGAAGGACAGCTGCTGAGAGGCCTGTCTATGtatggaaagaaaaacatcGTCACTGCATTTGGACTG ATCCCCCGGAACAACCGCCTGATGTACATCCACAGCTACCAGAGCAGAGTGTGGAACACCATGGTGAGCCGCAGAATTGAAGCCTTCGGTCTGAAGGCTGTGAAGGGAGACCTGGTACTTAAAGGAA CCACGGCACACGTGCTGTCTGCAGAGGAGGCAGAGAGTCAATCCATCCACAACATTGTGATGCCACTTCCAGGGTTTGACGTCATTTACCCCACACACCACA tcGGAGAAGGTTACAGAGAGCTGCTCACTGCAGACGGGTTGGACATCGACAACATGAGGCACAAAGTGAAGGACTACTCTCTGGCCGGAGCCTACAGGCGCATCATCATCAGACCCACTGATGTCAGCTG GGAGGTCATTAATTACGATGACCCCAGGGTGTCTCTGGTGCATAGTGACTTTGAGAAGCTAGAGAACAAACCTGCTCCTGTCTTCAACAAAG AGGGGAAATATCGCGCTCTGCGGATGGAGTTCTCGCTGCCTCCATCGACCTACGCTACTATGGCAATCAGAGAAGTCCTCAAGCTGGACACCAGCATCAAGAAACAGACGCAGCTTAACACAACCTGGTTTAACTGA
- the pus7 gene encoding pseudouridylate synthase 7 homolog isoform X2 has protein sequence MAESEPVTVVVPVGEKRGCPEDKKDDAPSKKPKFERDHENGGPPQQDEMDEPEGEASDGEEDGDTFADMMKHGLTELDVGILKYVSDHEGFSGVLKERYSDFVVHEINKNGKIVHLDDLSVPAEAEEAQEPEQQPKECDLLTEEQKKQLGELQLFKNKEGNVSIEVLDDTKEKRTLVHKAIKNQFPGLETKTEEREGRKFIVAYHAAGKKALAAPRKHFWPKNRGSFCHFVLYKENKDTMDAINVLSKFLRLRPNMFSYMGTKDKRAITVQEIAVLKITAERLAHLNKCLMNLKLGNFCYKNHPLKLGELQGNHFTVVIRNITGTDEQVDQAMKSLKQTGFINYYGMQRFGTTAVPTHHVGRAILKNDWNEVMDLILKPRPGAEKEFLVRCREEWAKTQDPEAALKKLPNKRCVEGQLLRGLSMYGKKNIVTAFGLIPRNNRLMYIHSYQSRVWNTMVSRRIEAFGLKAVKGDLVLKGTTAHVLSAEEAESQSIHNIVMPLPGFDVIYPTHHIGEGYRELLTADGLDIDNMRHKVKDYSLAGAYRRIIIRPTDVSWEVINYDDPRVSLVHSDFEKLENKPAPVFNKEGKYRALRMEFSLPPSTYATMAIREVLKLDTSIKKQTQLNTTWFN, from the exons ATGGCTGAATCCGAGCCTGTGACCGTCGTCGTCCCAGTTGGAGAAAAGCGAGGGTGTCCAGAAGATAAAAAAGATGATGCACCATCAAAGAAACCAAAATTTGAGCGCGATCACGAAAACGGGGGTCCTCCGCAGCAAGATGAGATGGACGAGCCTGAAGGGGAAGCAAGTGACGGAGAGGAGGATGGTGACACATTTGCTGACATGATGAAGCACGGTCTCACTGAGCTCGATGTTGGCATCCTAAAGTATGTCAGTGACCACGAAGGCTTCTCTGGAGTCCTGAAGGAAAG ATATTCTGATTTTGTTGTGCATGAAATCAACAAAAATGGCAAGATTGTGCATTTGGATGACCTCTCTGTCCCAGCGGAGGCTGAG GAAGCCCAAGAACCTGAACAACAGCCAAAGGAATGTGACCTGCTAACTGAAGAGCAGAAAAAGCAGCTTGGAGAGCTTCAGCTGTTCAAGAACAAAGAGGGAAATGTCTCAATTGAG GTACTGGATGATACTAAAGAGAAACGGACGTTGGTCCACAAAGCCATCAAGAATCAGTTTCCTGGTTTGGAAACAAAGACTGAAGAGAGGGAAGGGCGGAAGTTTATAGTGGCTTATCATGCTGCTGGGAAGAAGGCTTTAGCAG CTCCAAGGAAACACTTTTGGCCCAAAAACCGTGGCAGTTTCTGCCACTTTGTTCTGTATAAGGAGAACAAAGACACCATGGATGCTATCAATGTGCTTTCAAAGTTCCTCAG GCTTAGACCCAACATGTTTTCCTACATGGGAACCAAGGACAAGAGGGCCATTACTGTGCAGGAGATAGCGGTGCTCAA GATCACTGCAGAGAGGCTGGCTCACCTCAACAAGTGCCTCATGAACCTCAAGCTCGGAAACTTTTGCTACAAAAACCACCCTCTAAAGCTGGGGGAACTGCAGGGAAACCATTTCACTGTGGTGATAAG GAACATCACAGGAACAGACGAGCAGGTTGATCAGGCAATGAAATCCCTCAAGCAGACAGGTTTCATCAACTACTACGGCATGCAGCGTTTCGGCACAACAGCTGTGCCCACGCATCATGTGGGCAG GGCTATTCTGAAAAACGACTGGAATGAGGTGATGGATTTGATTCTGAAACCCCGTCCTGGAG CGGAGAAAGAATTTCTGGTCCGCTGCAGGGAAGAGTGGGCAAAGACTCAGGATCCGGAGGCAGCACTGAAAAAGCTTCCCAACAAGCGCTGTGTGGAAGGACAGCTGCTGAGAGGCCTGTCTATGtatggaaagaaaaacatcGTCACTGCATTTGGACTG ATCCCCCGGAACAACCGCCTGATGTACATCCACAGCTACCAGAGCAGAGTGTGGAACACCATGGTGAGCCGCAGAATTGAAGCCTTCGGTCTGAAGGCTGTGAAGGGAGACCTGGTACTTAAAGGAA CCACGGCACACGTGCTGTCTGCAGAGGAGGCAGAGAGTCAATCCATCCACAACATTGTGATGCCACTTCCAGGGTTTGACGTCATTTACCCCACACACCACA tcGGAGAAGGTTACAGAGAGCTGCTCACTGCAGACGGGTTGGACATCGACAACATGAGGCACAAAGTGAAGGACTACTCTCTGGCCGGAGCCTACAGGCGCATCATCATCAGACCCACTGATGTCAGCTG GGAGGTCATTAATTACGATGACCCCAGGGTGTCTCTGGTGCATAGTGACTTTGAGAAGCTAGAGAACAAACCTGCTCCTGTCTTCAACAAAG AGGGGAAATATCGCGCTCTGCGGATGGAGTTCTCGCTGCCTCCATCGACCTACGCTACTATGGCAATCAGAGAAGTCCTCAAGCTGGACACCAGCATCAAGAAACAGACGCAGCTTAACACAACCTGGTTTAACTGA